Within the Desulfovibrio sp. genome, the region GTGCCGGATTTTTCAGGCAGTCATAAGGAATTGTTTTCATGAGCATGTCCACAGGGCAGGCATGGCGCATGCGGCAACTTGAAGCATGCCATGCCGAAAAAATGTCTGCTATAGAACGGGAGTGTTTTACGTTGCCCTGGTCTGAAGAGCAATGCCGTGCCGCTTTTGGACAAAAGGCATTTGCGGCCTTTGGCCTGTTTAACGGCGAATGCCTTGAGGGCTACATTTCCATTTATCATACCGAAGATGAACTGGAAATACTCAATTTGGCCGTGCGGCCCCATATGCGCCGCCTTGGGCACGGAAAGCGCATTTTACGCACTGTCTTGCGCCTGGCGCGTAAAATGGATATTCATAGAGTCTTGCTTGAAGTACGGACGGGGAACAGGGCTGCCATTGCCCTGTACGAGGGCTGCGGCTTCCAGAAAGTAGGGCGACGCCGCAACTACTATGCCGACACGGGTGAAGACGCCCTTGTCTACCGATGTGAGCTTGACTCCTGTCAGCTTTAACGCCTCAAGGGGTATGTTATGCATAAAATCATTGCCGCCAACTGGAAAATGTATAAAAACCGCATGGAGGCCGAAACCACAGCTGCTGAAATAGCTGCTGCCCTGCCTGGAGTTTTGCCGGAAGGGCGAGAAGTTGTTGTTTTTCCGCCAGCGACGGCCATTGAATGTGTGGCCCAGGCGTTTCGCGGGCAAAAGTCGCTGACTGTGGGGGCGCAGAATTTTTATCCCGCGCCCGAAGGCGCGTTCACGGGGGAAGTTTCTGTGGACATGCTGCGGGATGTGGGCGCGGAGTGGGTGCTTGCCGGACACTCCGAACGGCGGCATATTTTTGGTGAAAGCGATGAGATGGTCGCGCGCAAGGCAGTATTTGCCTTGAGCCATGGCATGAAAACCATGCTCTGCATCGGTGAAACACTTGAAGAGCGTGAGCAGGGCCATTTGTATGCAGTGCTTGAACGCCAATTGACGGCCTTTTTTTCGTCAAAACCTGACGCCATGGCTGATGACGCCCTGACCGGACGTTTTGTCATTGCCTACGAGCCCGTGTGGGCCATCGGCACCGGCAGGGTGGCTGGCCCCGGTGAAGTGCGTGAAGCACACGGCGTCACACGCGTCCTGCTTGAAAAATTTATGGGTGAAACCGGCAAAAAACTGCCCGTCCTGTATGGCGGCAGCGTCAAGCCAGACAATGCCGGAGCCCTTATTGCCCTTGACAACGTGGATGGTCTTTTGGTAGGAGGAGCGTCTTTAGAGGCGCAAAGCTTCCTACAAATTATCGGGGCCTGATGCCCAACTTCTGGCGCGCCGTTGGGCAGTGGCCGGACGGCGAGGAGGAATACGTGC harbors:
- the rimI gene encoding ribosomal protein S18-alanine N-acetyltransferase; translated protein: MSMSTGQAWRMRQLEACHAEKMSAIERECFTLPWSEEQCRAAFGQKAFAAFGLFNGECLEGYISIYHTEDELEILNLAVRPHMRRLGHGKRILRTVLRLARKMDIHRVLLEVRTGNRAAIALYEGCGFQKVGRRRNYYADTGEDALVYRCELDSCQL
- the tpiA gene encoding triose-phosphate isomerase translates to MHKIIAANWKMYKNRMEAETTAAEIAAALPGVLPEGREVVVFPPATAIECVAQAFRGQKSLTVGAQNFYPAPEGAFTGEVSVDMLRDVGAEWVLAGHSERRHIFGESDEMVARKAVFALSHGMKTMLCIGETLEEREQGHLYAVLERQLTAFFSSKPDAMADDALTGRFVIAYEPVWAIGTGRVAGPGEVREAHGVTRVLLEKFMGETGKKLPVLYGGSVKPDNAGALIALDNVDGLLVGGASLEAQSFLQIIGA